The sequence GCGCCTGCCGATCCCGCTGGCCGAAGGGGAGGTGCTCTCGCTCGAGGCCGCGCCCGGGCAGGAGATCGCGGGTGTGGAGGCGGCCGTCGACCTCGCGCCCGCCCGCCGAGGCGTGCGGCTGATCGCGCAATTCCGCGATCAGATGGCCCCCGGACGCGAGACGACGATGCCCCTCTTCGAGAGCGACGAGCCGCTCCAGCTCGTCGCGCTTGTCGAGGAGATCAGCGGCGGCCGGCCGAACGATCGGACGTACCTCGAGGGGGACGAGATGATCCGGACCGACGGAATGTCGCACCCGCTGCAGATGGGGACCGGCACCGAGGACTACTTCAATGGGGGCTTCTATTTCCTGGGCGCGCACAGCAACCCCTTCAGCGGGCTGCTCCGTTTCCTCGTCATCGATCCCGAGGAGGGATGGAGGAACGCCACGTTCGTCCATTCCCTGTACCGCCTGCACGTGGCCGATCCCATCGTGAGCCGCTCCGGTATGCGCTTCGGCATCGAGGCCGGGCCGACCGGCGCCTACACGCCGCTGCGGGTGCGCTCTCTGGGCCTCGCTTACGCATTCTCGGATCATCAGGTGATCGGTGAGCAGAAGGTCCGTGCGGCCGGGAGGCGGCGGCTGGTGCATTCGGCCGTCGACGCCGAGCGGCTGGAGCTCCGGCGGCGATCCTGGTCCAGCGAGGGGCGCAGGATCACCCGGATCGAGGTCGAATGCCCGTCCGATGCGCGCGGCCTGTTGCTGCTCCGCGCGTACTCCGCGGAGAGAGCCCCCCAGACGGCGCGCGTCAGGCTCGACGGGCGGGAGGTCGGCGTGCTCCACGAGATGCAGGCGAACCCTGTCCGGTCGCTCGCCGAGGACGCGCTCTGGATCGACCTCCCACCCGAACAGTGCAGCGCAGGCAGGCGCCCGGTCCTGGAGATCGACGCGACACACTCCCAGGCGCCCTGGAGCGAGCGGGGGTACACGCTGCGGTTCTTCTCCGGACCTCCCGCGCCTCGGCTCACCCAGGGGCCCGCGGTGAAGATCTTGGACACGGGGAGCCTCCCCGGGGGGCCGTTCTATGTGAACGATCACTCGATAATCCAGCTCGCCGATGGCCGCTGGATCCTCACCGGGATCTTTCACCTCGAGCCTTATCGACCTGACATGGAGCGCGAGTTCGTCCTCGCTACCGCGCCCGGACCCGGACCGGTGCGCTGGATGGAGTCCGTCTCACCGAGCCTCACGCTCGCCCCGGAGCGCTTCTCGATTCACGCCCTCTCTGACGAGCGCTGGATCTGGGCCCCGCACATGGTCGAGGACCGGGACGGCAGCCTGGTCATGATCTTTCATGTGGGCACGCACGACCCCGACCGATCCGGCTTCCGGATCGCGCGCTCGCGCGACGGCTTTACTTGGGGCCGCGAGGGGGGGACGCTCTTCGAGGAGTTCTGCGTCGCCCGCGATCCGATGCTCGCCCGGCTCGGCGATCTGTGGGTGGTGTACTATACGCGCTGCGCGTCGATCGAGGCGCCCCTGAGCGGCGTCGCCTACCGCACGTCGCTCGATCTCGTCCGCTGGAGCCCGCCGGCCATGGCGCTCACGCTCGGGCCGGAGACGGCGATGCGCAACAGCGGTTACACCGAGTCACCGTTCGTGTTCGAGCGGAAAGGGTGGTTTTACCTGGCGGTCACAAGCTATCCTGTCGATTACGACGCCACGTTCGTCTACCGCTCGCGCTCGCCGTTCGCGTTCCCGCCGCATGCGGTTGCCCGGCTGCGCGCCCACGCGGCCGAGTGGGTGGCGGAGGCGGGCGACTTCGAGGCGGGGCGCCTGTTCTTCACGCACGCAGGGGCCGGGAAAGGCGGCGTGTTTCTCCAGGAGCTCTTCGGCCTCTGAGCCGAAGGCCGCGCCGCCGGGCTGACTGAGCGGCGCCGTCCGACCCGGGTCGACCTGCGCGCGCGCTCGTCGGTTCGACCCGGGTGAATGACGGGCTGCACGCGAGCGTCGCGCTGGGATGAGCTTGCCTGCGCCGGGTGCAGCCGAGGACTCAGATGGTGCTTGTCGGACGGATCTGCGCGGACGACGTGCTTGCCCGCGCGAGCGTGGCAGCGATCCGTCGACTATCCTCTCGCGCCCATGAGCGTCCATGTCGTCGTGTGCGCGTTCGCGATTGCCGTCCTCGCCGCGTGCTCCAAGACGTCGTCATCGGCGACGACGTCGACGGATGCAGGCCTGGGCGCGACCGGCGGCGCGCGCCTCCGCATCGCCGTCGTGCCGAAGGGGACGACACACGAGTTCTGGAAGAGCGTTCACGCAGGCGCGGTGAAGGCCTCGCGTGAGCTCGACGTCGACGTCGTGTGGAAGGGGCCGCTCCGGGAGGACGACCTCAAGGCGCAGGTCGATGTCGTCTCGAGCTTCGTCGCGCAGGGCGTGTCCGGCATCGTGCTCGCGCCGCTCGACGCCACGGCGCTGAGGGCGCCGGTGCGGGCGGCGGCGCAGGCGAAGATCCCGGTGGTCGTGTTCGACTCCGATCTCGCCAGCGACGATCACGTGAGCTTCGTCGCCACCGACAACGAGGCGGCCGGCAGGCTCGCCGGAGAGCACCTCGGCAAGGCGATCGGCGAGAACGGCAACGTCGTCGTGCTCCGTTACCAGGAGGGCTCTGCGAGCACGCAGCACCGCGAGAAGGGGTTCCTCGACGCGGTGCGCGCGATGCCCGGCGTCACGGTCGCGAGCGAGAACCAGTATGGCGGTGCGACCACGGAGTCGGCGTTCCACAAGAGCGAGAGCCTGCTGCTCGCGCAGAGGGCGGCGGAAGGGGCCGTCGCCGGGGTGTTCACGCCGAACGAGTCGACGACCTTCGGGATGCTGCAGGCGCTCCGCAAGACGAACGTCGCGAGGAAGGTGAAGTTCGTCGGCTTCGACGCGTCGGAGAAGCTCCTCGGCGCGCTGCGCGAGGGCGACATCGAGGCGCTCGTCGTGCAGAACCCGTTCAACATGGGGTACGTCGCGATCAAGACGATGGTGGCGCACCTCCACGGAGAGAAGGTCGAGGCGCGCATCGACACGGGCTCGCGCGTCGTCACGAGGCAGGACCTCGACGATCCGGCGGTGCAGGCAATCGTGAGACCCGACCTCGCCAGGTGGCTCGGGGAGTGAGCGGCTCGTGGGCGGAGAGCGCGCGCCCCTCCTCGAGGTGACGGGCCTCGCGAAGGCGTTCGGCCCGAACCCGGTGCTGCGCGACGTCTCGCTGCGGGTGGCGCCCGCGAGCATCCACGCGCTGCTCGGAGAGAACGGCGCGGGCAAGAGCACGCTGGCGCGCGTCCTGCTCGGCATGGAGCGCGCGGACGCGGGCGCGATCCTGCTCGGGGGGGCACGGTACGCGCCGGCGTCGGCCGAGGAGGCGCGCCGCGCGGGCGTCGTCCTGGTCCCGCAGGAGCGGACGCTCTGCGCCCACCTCACGGTCGTCGACAACGTGGTGCTCGGGATCGAGCCGCTCGCGCGCGCGCGGCTCGGGATCCGGGACCGCTCGCGCGCGCGCGCCGTGGCGCGGGCGGCGATCGCGCTCGTCACCGCCGATCCGGGCCGCGTGCCGCTCGACGCGCGGGCAGGGGAGCTCGGCGTCGCCGATCAGCAGCTCGTCGAGATCGCGCGGGCGCTCGCGCAGGGCGGCCTCCGCGAGGACGGGCGGCTCGCGGCGCGGCTCCTCGTCCTCGATGAGCCGACCTCGAGCCTCGGTCGGTCGGACGCCGTGCGCCTGTTCGAGCGCGTCCGCGCCCTGCGAGACGCCGGCCTCGCGGTGCTGCTCGTGACCCACTTCCTGTCGGACGTGCGCGCGCACGCCGATCGCTACACGGCGCTCCGCGACGGCCGCGTCGCGGGGGAGGGCGATCCGCGCGAGACCGAGCCGGCCCAGATCGTCCGCGAGATGCTGGGCCGCGCGCTTAACGACACGCGCGCGAGCGCCGACACGCGCGCGAGCGCCGAGACGCGCGCGGGCGCGGTGTCCGAGGCGGCGCGTCCGGACGGCGGCGAGGTGGTGCTCGAGGCCGAGGGCGTCTCCGGCGTGAAGCGGCCGAAGCGCGCGTCGCTGACGCTGCGCCGGGGGGAGATCCTTGGCATCGCCGGCCTCGTCGGCTCGGGGAGGACGGAGCTCCTCCGCATCCTGGCGGGGCTCGATCCCAGGCGCGGCGGGACGGTCGCGCTGCGCGCTCCTCGCGGGATCGGCCTGCTGAGCGAGGATCGCGGCGGGGAAGGGCTGATGCTCGGCCGCTCGCTCGCCGAGAACGTCTGGCTCTCGCCGCGCGCTCCGCGCTTCGCCCGGCCGAGGTCGCTCCTCACGGAGGGGGCGCGCTGGATCGAGAGGCTCGCGATCCGCGCAGGAGGGCCGGAGCAGCGCGTCGGCGAGCTCTCGGGCGGCAACCAGCAGAAGGTCCAGATCGCGCGGCTGCTCCGCGAGGACGTCGACGTGCTGCTCGTCGACGAGCCGACGCGCGGCATCGACGTGGCGAGCAAGGCGCAGGTGCTCGCGCTGCTCCGCGAGCTCGCGCGCGCCGGCAAGGCGATCGTGCTCGTGTCGAGCCAGCTCGACGAGCTCGTCACGACCTGCGATCGCATCGCGGTCCTCCGCCGGGGGACCCTCGACCCGCCGCGGCCCGCGTCGTCGTGGACCGAGGCGTCGCTCCTCCTGGAGGCATCCTCGTGAAGAAGCGTCCGCCGTGGGTGGGCCCGCTCGTCGCGCTGCTGCTCGTCTACGCGCTCTTCGCGGCGCTGACGCCCGACACGTTCCTGCGCAGCCAGAACCTGCTCACGATGGCGCGGCAGACGGTGGTGGTCGGCATCTGCGCCGTCGGCATGACGCTCGTCATCGCGACCGGCGGGATCGACCTCTCCACCGGCTCGCTCGTCGCGTTCACGACGGTCGTCCTCGCGAAGCTCCTGCGCGCGGGGGTGCCGGCGCTCCCGGCGGCGCTCGTCGCCGCGGCGGCGGCGGGCCTCGTGGGCGCCTTGGTCGGGACGCTCGTGGGGCGGGCGCGGATGGTGCCCTTCGTCGTGACGCTGGGCACGATGAGCGCGCTGCGCGGCGCCGCGAAGGGGCTCGCGTCCGAGCAGAAGATCGACGCGGATCCGCGCGGGCTCGACGCGCTGCTGTCGGCCGACCTCGCCGCGCCGGGGCTGTGGGTGACGGCGGCGCTGGCGATCCTGGTCTTCGCCGTGCTCCTGTTCACGCGCTTCGGGCGGCACGTGTTCGCGGTCGGCAGCAACGAGGCCGCGGCGCGCCTGTGCGGCATCGACACGGGGCGCGTGAAGATCGCTGTGTACACGCTGTCGAGCCTCCTCGCCGGCGTCGCGGGGGTGATGGAGTTCGCGACGCTGACGGTGGGCGACCCGACCGACTCGATCGGCCTGGAGCTCGAGGTCATCGCGGCGGTGGTCATCGGCGGCGCGCCGCTCTCGGGCGGCGAGGGGAGCGTCGCGGGGAGCGTGATCGGGGCGCTGCTCATCACGGTCATCCGGACCGGCGGCGTCCACCTCGGGTTGCCGAGCTGGGTGCAGGAGATCGCGACGGGCGCGATCATCGTGGTCGCCGTCGCCGTCGACCGGGTGCGGCGCGCGCGCGGGGCACGCGCTGCCGCGGGCTGACGGTGCTTCGCCGCGCGCGGCCTGCGCGTCGCGGCGTGTCGGATGCTCACGGATCCCGGCGCAGCGCCGCGCGGATGGCTTGCTCGACCGGAGAGCTCTCGCCGTCTTCGCGATCGAGCCGCAGCGGTTCGGTCGGGAGCAGGGGCGGCTGGGCCATGAAGCGTGGGCGCGTGCCGCGGTGCGGCTGCGCTGAGTGGACCAGGAACGGGTGGCACAGGTAGACCGTTCCCGACTCGCCGGTCGCGAGCACCTGCGGTCGGTGGGCCGTCTCGGCGAAGCCGTTCGCGGCCAGCTCACGCAACGTCAGCCCCGGCTCGCCCGCCGGCGCGAGCTGCCTCGCGATGTCCAGGTGGGACCCCGCCCGGATGCGCGTCGGCGCGTCGGATTCGCCGACATCCGAGAAGAGGAACAGCATGAGCAGCGCGCGGCCGCGCGACGCGACGTTCACGCGCCACGACATGAAGTCGGGGTTCTCGGTGCCGAAGCTCACGTCGACGTGCCAGCCCGCATCTCCCGGATCATCGGGCGACGGAAAGCGAACGGGCCAGGTGCCGAGCGCTTTCTGCGGTTGCCAGCGCCCGCGGCCGACAAGCTGATCGAACGCGGAGTGAAGCACTGGCGTGTTCGCGGCGTCAGCGAACGGTCGCTGGCCGTACATCCCGAGTCGAACGACCGGCTTCGTCCAGGTCTTCGGATCCTGCGGATCCATCCCGGTGTCACGCCACAGGATGGCGCGGCCCTCGTCGGCGAGGGCCCGCGGGAACGCCGCGTCGATCCGGACGAATCCATCGGCGATGAAGCGCTCGATCTGTTGATGGCTCAGCTCGACCATGGCGTGCGGGCCAGTCTGCATGGCCGCTCCCGAGGGGGCAAGCGGGTTAGGTCGGGCTCGCCTGGATCAGCCGCCGGGAGGCGGGCCCATGCCGCCGGGCGGCCCTCCCATCCCGCCTGTCGAGCAGAGCTCGTTCGCGAGCGAGGAGCGGATCACGGGCGTCTTCCAGGCGAGCAGCGATCCGTCCGCCGGCTGTTCGGCCGACATCGCTTACCGCGCGGCCGAGCTCCACGGCTCCAGCCTCG is a genomic window of Sorangium aterium containing:
- a CDS encoding DUF2961 domain-containing protein produces the protein MNTGSLNGRGAGAFLDRLVSSAARHLLGASLAIAPGAASITPVLEDLLSFHPGWITRSVTTHDPAGGNDDGYRPGVALEGDHQVLFHARGEGRIARIWMTAPRAELERPDQEIWIEVDGHTAFRGSPGDFFGGRGPWKSPLVLDVDASSGAYTSYVPFAWSSEAKVRFRGVPIYYQVTYREGPGAASGPTPEALSRFMTEDWTATLPAPSRRESLDASAPLVLATGPATVSGVDVRIPAGSLNDLSVRIGGQTPVPASFFFGLASSGTDADGGWTTFRSALHAAWTPDAAGTARLATRLPIPLAEGEVLSLEAAPGQEIAGVEAAVDLAPARRGVRLIAQFRDQMAPGRETTMPLFESDEPLQLVALVEEISGGRPNDRTYLEGDEMIRTDGMSHPLQMGTGTEDYFNGGFYFLGAHSNPFSGLLRFLVIDPEEGWRNATFVHSLYRLHVADPIVSRSGMRFGIEAGPTGAYTPLRVRSLGLAYAFSDHQVIGEQKVRAAGRRRLVHSAVDAERLELRRRSWSSEGRRITRIEVECPSDARGLLLLRAYSAERAPQTARVRLDGREVGVLHEMQANPVRSLAEDALWIDLPPEQCSAGRRPVLEIDATHSQAPWSERGYTLRFFSGPPAPRLTQGPAVKILDTGSLPGGPFYVNDHSIIQLADGRWILTGIFHLEPYRPDMEREFVLATAPGPGPVRWMESVSPSLTLAPERFSIHALSDERWIWAPHMVEDRDGSLVMIFHVGTHDPDRSGFRIARSRDGFTWGREGGTLFEEFCVARDPMLARLGDLWVVYYTRCASIEAPLSGVAYRTSLDLVRWSPPAMALTLGPETAMRNSGYTESPFVFERKGWFYLAVTSYPVDYDATFVYRSRSPFAFPPHAVARLRAHAAEWVAEAGDFEAGRLFFTHAGAGKGGVFLQELFGL
- a CDS encoding ABC transporter substrate-binding protein, yielding MSVHVVVCAFAIAVLAACSKTSSSATTSTDAGLGATGGARLRIAVVPKGTTHEFWKSVHAGAVKASRELDVDVVWKGPLREDDLKAQVDVVSSFVAQGVSGIVLAPLDATALRAPVRAAAQAKIPVVVFDSDLASDDHVSFVATDNEAAGRLAGEHLGKAIGENGNVVVLRYQEGSASTQHREKGFLDAVRAMPGVTVASENQYGGATTESAFHKSESLLLAQRAAEGAVAGVFTPNESTTFGMLQALRKTNVARKVKFVGFDASEKLLGALREGDIEALVVQNPFNMGYVAIKTMVAHLHGEKVEARIDTGSRVVTRQDLDDPAVQAIVRPDLARWLGE
- a CDS encoding sugar ABC transporter ATP-binding protein, translating into MGGERAPLLEVTGLAKAFGPNPVLRDVSLRVAPASIHALLGENGAGKSTLARVLLGMERADAGAILLGGARYAPASAEEARRAGVVLVPQERTLCAHLTVVDNVVLGIEPLARARLGIRDRSRARAVARAAIALVTADPGRVPLDARAGELGVADQQLVEIARALAQGGLREDGRLAARLLVLDEPTSSLGRSDAVRLFERVRALRDAGLAVLLVTHFLSDVRAHADRYTALRDGRVAGEGDPRETEPAQIVREMLGRALNDTRASADTRASAETRAGAVSEAARPDGGEVVLEAEGVSGVKRPKRASLTLRRGEILGIAGLVGSGRTELLRILAGLDPRRGGTVALRAPRGIGLLSEDRGGEGLMLGRSLAENVWLSPRAPRFARPRSLLTEGARWIERLAIRAGGPEQRVGELSGGNQQKVQIARLLREDVDVLLVDEPTRGIDVASKAQVLALLRELARAGKAIVLVSSQLDELVTTCDRIAVLRRGTLDPPRPASSWTEASLLLEASS
- a CDS encoding ABC transporter permease, with protein sequence MKKRPPWVGPLVALLLVYALFAALTPDTFLRSQNLLTMARQTVVVGICAVGMTLVIATGGIDLSTGSLVAFTTVVLAKLLRAGVPALPAALVAAAAAGLVGALVGTLVGRARMVPFVVTLGTMSALRGAAKGLASEQKIDADPRGLDALLSADLAAPGLWVTAALAILVFAVLLFTRFGRHVFAVGSNEAAARLCGIDTGRVKIAVYTLSSLLAGVAGVMEFATLTVGDPTDSIGLELEVIAAVVIGGAPLSGGEGSVAGSVIGALLITVIRTGGVHLGLPSWVQEIATGAIIVVAVAVDRVRRARGARAAAG
- a CDS encoding phytanoyl-CoA dioxygenase family protein, whose product is MQTGPHAMVELSHQQIERFIADGFVRIDAAFPRALADEGRAILWRDTGMDPQDPKTWTKPVVRLGMYGQRPFADAANTPVLHSAFDQLVGRGRWQPQKALGTWPVRFPSPDDPGDAGWHVDVSFGTENPDFMSWRVNVASRGRALLMLFLFSDVGESDAPTRIRAGSHLDIARQLAPAGEPGLTLRELAANGFAETAHRPQVLATGESGTVYLCHPFLVHSAQPHRGTRPRFMAQPPLLPTEPLRLDREDGESSPVEQAIRAALRRDP